One Bacillus amyloliquefaciens DSM 7 = ATCC 23350 DNA window includes the following coding sequences:
- a CDS encoding FtsK/SpoIIIE family DNA translocase: protein MAKKKRKSKKKQESKLNIKYELSGLLCVAISIIAVLQLGVVGQTFVYLFRFFAGEWFILCLLALFLLGISLFWKKKSPSLLTRRKAGLYCIIASILLLSHVQLFKNLSHHGSIQSASVIGNTWELFMIDMKQQAASPDLGGGMIGAVLFAAAHFLFASTGSQIMAIVLILMGLILVTGRSLQETLKKWTSPVGGFIRGQWQAFLEDMKTVRTNMSSPKTKTKKRVQKKKEEPEPEEEDEEIISPIIHSEPIISSFSDREEQRDEPLIPEKTQETAQAAQEEPSGGVQDSDETPAAPPMTFTELENKDYQMPSLDILADPKHTGQQTDKKNIYENARKLERTFQSFGVKAKVTQVHLGPAVTKYEVYPDVGVKVSKIVNLSDDLALALAAKDIRIEAPIPGKSAIGIEVPNAEVAMVSLKEVLESKLNDKPDAKLLIGLGRNISGEAVLAELNKMPHLLVAGATGSGKSVCVNGIITSILMRAKPHEVKMMMIDPKMVELNVYNGIPHLLAPVVTDPKKASQALKKVVNEMERRYELFSHTGTRNIEGYNDHIKRSNASEEVKQPELPYIVVIVDELADLMMVASSDVEDSITRLSQMARAAGIHLIIATQRPSVDVITGVIKANIPSRIAFSVSSQTDSRTILDMGGAEKLLGRGDMLFLPVGANKPVRVQGAFLSDEEVEHVVDHVITQQKAQYQEEMIPEETAETHSEVTDDLYDEAVDLIIGMQTASVSMLQRRFRIGYTRAARLIDAMEERGVVGPYEGSKPREVLLSKEQYDELSS from the coding sequence GTGGCAAAGAAAAAACGGAAATCTAAAAAGAAACAAGAGAGTAAGCTCAATATAAAATACGAGCTAAGCGGACTGCTCTGTGTTGCAATCTCGATTATTGCTGTTTTGCAGCTCGGCGTTGTGGGACAGACATTTGTGTACCTGTTCCGTTTTTTTGCCGGAGAGTGGTTTATTTTATGCTTACTGGCGCTGTTCCTTCTGGGAATTTCGCTGTTTTGGAAAAAGAAGAGTCCGAGTCTTTTAACGAGAAGAAAGGCGGGATTGTACTGTATTATCGCCAGTATTTTGCTGCTGTCTCACGTACAGCTCTTTAAAAATCTGTCCCATCATGGGTCGATTCAGTCGGCAAGTGTCATCGGCAACACGTGGGAGCTGTTTATGATCGATATGAAACAGCAGGCTGCCTCACCTGACTTGGGGGGCGGTATGATCGGCGCGGTACTGTTTGCAGCTGCCCACTTTTTATTTGCATCAACGGGTTCACAGATTATGGCGATCGTGCTGATCTTAATGGGACTGATTCTTGTAACGGGCCGTTCGTTGCAGGAAACGCTCAAAAAGTGGACGAGCCCCGTCGGCGGGTTTATCCGCGGGCAATGGCAGGCATTTCTTGAAGATATGAAAACAGTCAGAACGAATATGTCTTCGCCGAAAACGAAAACAAAAAAACGTGTTCAAAAGAAAAAAGAAGAGCCTGAACCGGAGGAAGAGGATGAGGAAATCATTTCGCCGATCATCCATTCAGAGCCGATTATTTCAAGCTTTTCAGATCGTGAGGAGCAGCGCGACGAGCCGCTGATTCCTGAAAAGACGCAGGAGACGGCACAAGCGGCACAAGAAGAGCCTTCCGGCGGCGTCCAAGACAGTGACGAAACGCCCGCGGCTCCGCCGATGACGTTTACAGAGCTGGAAAATAAGGATTATCAAATGCCTTCCTTGGACATACTGGCTGACCCGAAACATACCGGCCAGCAGACAGATAAGAAAAACATTTACGAGAATGCAAGAAAACTCGAGCGCACCTTTCAAAGCTTCGGCGTAAAGGCGAAAGTGACGCAGGTTCATCTCGGTCCGGCCGTCACAAAATATGAAGTATATCCGGACGTCGGGGTCAAAGTCAGCAAAATCGTCAATCTGAGCGATGACCTCGCGCTCGCGCTGGCCGCGAAAGATATCCGGATAGAAGCGCCGATTCCGGGCAAATCAGCAATCGGCATCGAGGTGCCGAATGCTGAAGTTGCGATGGTTTCCTTAAAAGAAGTGCTTGAATCCAAGCTCAACGACAAGCCGGATGCGAAGCTTCTGATCGGCTTGGGGCGAAATATTTCCGGAGAAGCCGTGCTTGCCGAACTGAACAAAATGCCCCACCTGCTTGTAGCGGGAGCAACGGGAAGCGGGAAAAGCGTATGTGTCAACGGAATTATTACGAGCATCCTGATGAGAGCCAAACCGCATGAAGTGAAAATGATGATGATTGACCCGAAAATGGTTGAGCTGAATGTATATAACGGCATTCCTCATCTGCTTGCGCCGGTCGTGACAGATCCGAAAAAGGCCTCACAGGCTTTGAAAAAGGTCGTCAATGAGATGGAGCGCCGCTATGAGCTGTTCTCCCATACGGGCACGAGAAATATAGAAGGCTATAATGATCATATCAAGCGGTCAAATGCCTCAGAAGAAGTAAAGCAGCCTGAGCTGCCGTACATCGTCGTGATCGTTGACGAGCTTGCCGATCTGATGATGGTCGCTTCTTCCGACGTGGAAGATTCGATTACGAGACTTTCCCAGATGGCACGGGCGGCAGGCATTCATTTGATTATCGCGACACAGCGGCCTTCAGTCGACGTCATTACCGGAGTGATTAAAGCCAACATCCCGTCGAGAATCGCCTTCAGTGTCTCATCTCAGACCGATTCACGGACGATTTTAGACATGGGCGGCGCTGAAAAGCTTCTGGGGCGCGGAGATATGCTGTTTCTGCCCGTAGGCGCGAATAAGCCGGTTCGGGTGCAGGGGGCATTCTTATCGGATGAAGAGGTTGAGCATGTCGTAGATCATGTCATCACACAGCAAAAAGCGCAGTATCAAGAAGAAATGATTCCGGAAGAAACTGCGGAAACACACAGTGAAGTAACGGATGATCTGTATGATGAAGCGGTCGATTTGATTATCGGCATGCAGACGGCTTCTGTCTCTATGCTTCAAAGACGGTTCAGAATCGGTTACACGAGGGCTGCCCGTCTGATTGACGCAATGGAGGAGCGGGGCGTCGTCGGGCCGTATGAAGGAAGCAAACCGAGGGAAGTACTATTATCAAAAGAACAATACGATGAGCTCTCTTCTTAA
- a CDS encoding MFS transporter — MTLGNSMLIPVLPMIEKKLSISSFQVSLIITVYSIVAIICIPIAGYLSDKFGRKKVLLPCLLIAGAGGALAAIASTAFKHPYPIILAGRVLQGIGSAGAAPVVMPFIGDLFKGDDERITAGLGDIETSNTAGKVLSPIIGSLLAAWFWFMPFWFIPFFSLISFFLVLFLVAKPEEQKEAPSISEFVKNVGRIFKRDGRWLFTVFIIGCVIMFLLFGVLFYLSDSLEKKYGIDGVAKGALLAIPLLFLSVSSYISGRKIGKDQGKMKFCIVFGMSAVTLSFIGLWWNHSFYLLFIFLCVSGIGIGMALPALDAVITEGVNNEESGTITSFYNSMRFIGVAAGPPIFAALMSNAGWLIFILSAFCGIVSVFLALLNISSQAKEKKESLKTV; from the coding sequence ATGACACTCGGGAATTCCATGCTGATTCCAGTGCTTCCGATGATTGAAAAGAAGCTGTCCATATCGTCTTTTCAAGTATCGTTAATTATAACGGTCTATTCGATTGTGGCGATTATTTGTATTCCGATTGCCGGATATCTGTCCGATAAATTCGGAAGAAAAAAGGTTCTTCTGCCTTGTCTTCTCATAGCCGGTGCGGGCGGTGCGCTTGCCGCAATAGCTTCCACCGCGTTCAAGCATCCATATCCCATTATCTTGGCGGGACGGGTGCTTCAGGGAATCGGTTCGGCAGGGGCGGCTCCTGTGGTGATGCCGTTTATCGGTGATTTGTTCAAGGGGGATGATGAGCGGATTACCGCGGGGCTCGGCGACATTGAGACGTCTAACACCGCCGGGAAAGTATTAAGCCCGATTATCGGGTCGCTCTTGGCCGCTTGGTTTTGGTTTATGCCATTTTGGTTCATTCCGTTTTTTTCGCTCATCAGTTTTTTTCTCGTTTTGTTTTTGGTGGCAAAGCCGGAGGAACAAAAAGAAGCGCCTTCTATTTCTGAATTTGTGAAAAATGTGGGCCGCATATTTAAGCGTGACGGACGCTGGCTCTTTACGGTGTTTATTATCGGCTGCGTGATTATGTTTTTGCTGTTCGGGGTTCTGTTTTATTTATCAGACTCGCTGGAGAAGAAATACGGAATTGACGGTGTGGCTAAAGGAGCGCTTTTGGCAATCCCGCTTTTATTTCTATCCGTCAGTTCATATATATCAGGCAGAAAAATCGGGAAAGACCAAGGCAAAATGAAGTTTTGCATCGTTTTCGGAATGAGTGCCGTGACACTGTCATTTATCGGCCTGTGGTGGAATCACAGTTTTTATTTATTATTTATCTTCTTGTGTGTCAGCGGTATCGGAATCGGAATGGCATTACCGGCTTTAGACGCTGTCATCACAGAAGGTGTAAACAACGAAGAATCGGGAACCATCACCTCATTTTATAACAGCATGCGGTTTATCGGAGTAGCGGCGGGACCGCCAATATTTGCTGCGCTGATGTCAAATGCGGGCTGGCTGATTTTTATTTTATCCGCTTTTTGCGGCATTGTATCAGTATTCTTAGCGCTGTTAAATATCTCTTCTCAAGCAAAAGAAAAAAAGGAATCATTAAAGACGGTGTAA
- the yfmF gene encoding EF-P 5-aminopentanol modification-associated protein YfmF, whose amino-acid sequence MTYVNEMKSKHGGITAHIVKTEKFKTVSLTFKMLAPLTKELVTKRALFPHVLLRGTESRPKTADLRSYFDELYGTSVSADLTKKGERHVITFRLEIPNEKYLKDRTPLLEKGLQLLSELVFSPALENGAFLPLYVTQEKRTLKQRIQAVYDDKMRYSNLRLVQEMCKSEPYALHVNGEFDDVEHITPEDLYEAYQKAIREDQLDLYVIGDVDTDQVKTAVDTYFKTDERAQQPLERSMANEQPDPKEVIDEEDVKQGKLNIGFRTNTTYTDPDYPALQVFNGLFGGFSHSKLFMNVREKASLAYYAASRVESFKGLLMVMSGIEVKNYKQAVTIIEEQFQAMQNGDFSEDDIAQTKAVIKNQVLETIDTAYGLAEFLYQQASAQVEIPIETFLDNIEKVTKEDIVNVGKNIKLDTTYFLKGTGGAS is encoded by the coding sequence ATGACTTACGTAAATGAAATGAAGTCAAAACACGGCGGAATCACCGCCCACATCGTAAAGACTGAAAAATTTAAAACCGTTTCACTGACGTTTAAAATGCTGGCTCCTTTAACGAAAGAGCTTGTAACAAAAAGGGCGCTGTTTCCGCATGTGCTTCTCCGCGGGACAGAAAGCCGGCCGAAAACGGCTGATTTGCGTTCTTATTTTGATGAACTGTACGGCACATCCGTTTCCGCTGATTTGACAAAAAAGGGAGAACGTCATGTTATTACGTTCCGGCTTGAGATTCCCAATGAAAAGTATCTGAAGGACCGCACACCGTTATTGGAAAAAGGTCTTCAGCTTTTATCAGAGCTTGTCTTTTCGCCTGCTTTGGAAAACGGCGCCTTCCTGCCCCTTTATGTCACGCAGGAAAAACGGACCCTGAAACAGCGGATTCAAGCCGTATATGACGATAAGATGAGATATTCTAATCTTCGTCTCGTTCAGGAAATGTGCAAAAGCGAACCATATGCCCTTCACGTCAACGGTGAGTTCGATGATGTTGAACACATTACTCCGGAAGACCTGTATGAAGCCTATCAAAAAGCCATACGCGAAGATCAGCTGGACCTGTATGTCATCGGCGACGTTGACACAGATCAGGTGAAAACAGCCGTTGATACGTATTTTAAAACGGACGAACGGGCGCAGCAGCCTTTAGAAAGAAGCATGGCGAATGAACAGCCTGATCCGAAGGAAGTTATTGATGAAGAGGACGTCAAACAGGGCAAGCTGAATATCGGATTCCGGACCAATACGACATACACAGACCCGGACTATCCTGCATTGCAAGTGTTTAACGGGCTCTTTGGAGGTTTCTCTCATTCAAAACTGTTTATGAATGTCCGTGAAAAAGCGAGTCTCGCATATTATGCAGCCTCAAGGGTGGAAAGCTTCAAAGGGCTCTTGATGGTCATGTCGGGTATTGAAGTGAAAAATTACAAGCAGGCCGTCACCATTATTGAAGAACAGTTTCAGGCGATGCAGAACGGTGACTTTTCAGAAGACGATATCGCCCAGACAAAAGCCGTTATTAAAAACCAAGTATTAGAAACGATCGATACGGCATACGGCTTAGCGGAATTTCTGTACCAGCAGGCCTCAGCCCAAGTGGAGATACCGATCGAAACATTCCTTGACAATATTGAGAAAGTGACAAAAGAGGACATTGTCAATGTCGGAAAGAACATTAAGCTGGATACGACTTATTTCTTAAAAGGGACGGGGGGAGCATCTTGA
- a CDS encoding YlzJ-like family protein, whose protein sequence is MILYTVMPQEVVYGHEAEQSVHEQVDYAGVPLLVEMKGNEAEVVQILSTNPMDFLNPDIAPGQKIKLKI, encoded by the coding sequence ATGATCCTTTATACCGTCATGCCCCAAGAAGTCGTTTACGGTCATGAAGCAGAACAAAGCGTGCATGAACAGGTAGATTACGCCGGTGTGCCGCTGTTAGTTGAAATGAAGGGAAATGAAGCTGAAGTCGTACAGATTCTAAGTACGAACCCGATGGATTTTCTGAATCCGGACATCGCTCCGGGACAAAAAATTAAGTTGAAAATCTAA
- a CDS encoding MMPL family transporter, with amino-acid sequence MKKIIQARWIIAAAWIAATVIFMLTAPDMAELTREKGQISVPDGYSSSDARKLIDDMSDSDAPSSSAVIVFHEKGLMTDKKDRLQKAVSTLSEHKEALHIKTVTSYFGEKNDDIKKQLLSKDKQTMLVQLQLDTSKNNIIAIKNKIDKELKPYGVSYGITGQSLIDEDVLKSSQDGLKKTEYITVAFILIVLILVFRSVVAPFVPLLSVLISYLVSQSIVAFLVDQLDFPLSTFTQIFMVAIMFGIGTDYCILLLSRFKEELSHGADIREAIVVTYKTAGKTVLYSGGAVLIGFACIGFATFKLYQSAAAVAVGVAVLLLALMTIVPFFMAVLGKRLFWPVRGDISHPQSKAWETAGTFSFKRPLISLAIVAVFTVPPILLYKGALSYNSLDEIGDKYESVRAFNTISDAFGPGELLPATVVIKNDEALNTEKHLIDIEKISRELEKTEGVKTVRSATRPTGNGLNQLFVTNQAKQLQEGLGKGNTGLEKITDGLGNAAKSLADSQPQIEESGKSVNQLIDGTLSLKSGLSDIGENLNKLQAGVNKNKAGVAQMRKQIEEQKQMLSAQLSQSSGLASETQNALKLVKTLLPMKNEASRQLADLNKQLDRLPFAKLEASVPAVKTDPSYQEIKSAFTSVQSAVSKANADAEAFSKQVDSQKDNLQQAEKQFARLSAAQQKIDTQINAMINGLTRIENGLQQVSDGQGALAGQMPRLESAAGQLAEGQKKMQSGLGDFSSQLSDLSSGLNDSVKGLKKVSSGMMGANDYLGELHKASDKEMAGWFVPQDALKSSDFKSVFNTYMSEDRKTTELTVVLDNNPYSNTAIQDIQAIKASVKRVIPNTDLKNASFGVSGVSSMNADLKEVSDSDFKRTAMFMLAGIFLILIVMLRSLIMPVYLVASLVLTYFASIGVTEYIFTHFFGYPGVNWAVPFFGFVILMALGVDYSIFLMDRFNELKKEGTEAAMISSMKNMGSVIISAAIILAGTFAAMLPSGVLSLLQIATVVLTGLLMYAIVVLPFFVPVMVKIFGRANWWPFNLKK; translated from the coding sequence ATGAAAAAAATTATCCAAGCCCGCTGGATCATCGCCGCGGCATGGATCGCCGCAACGGTGATATTTATGCTTACAGCGCCTGATATGGCTGAATTGACACGGGAGAAAGGCCAGATTTCCGTACCGGACGGATATTCCTCTTCAGACGCCCGCAAACTGATTGATGACATGTCTGATTCAGATGCACCGTCTTCTTCCGCCGTCATCGTCTTTCACGAAAAAGGCTTAATGACAGACAAAAAAGATCGTTTACAGAAAGCCGTCAGCACTTTGTCTGAACATAAAGAAGCGCTTCATATTAAAACGGTGACCTCATATTTCGGGGAAAAAAATGACGACATCAAAAAACAGCTGCTGTCAAAAGACAAACAAACGATGCTTGTTCAGCTGCAGCTTGATACATCAAAAAACAATATCATTGCAATAAAAAATAAAATTGATAAAGAGCTCAAACCGTACGGCGTATCATACGGCATTACAGGCCAGTCGCTGATTGACGAAGATGTGTTAAAAAGCTCTCAGGACGGCTTGAAAAAGACTGAATATATAACGGTTGCCTTTATCCTGATCGTGCTGATCCTTGTATTCCGGTCAGTGGTCGCGCCGTTTGTGCCGCTATTATCAGTATTAATCTCTTATTTAGTCAGCCAATCCATTGTCGCTTTTTTAGTCGATCAGCTGGATTTTCCGCTTTCAACCTTTACTCAGATTTTTATGGTTGCGATTATGTTCGGAATCGGCACAGACTACTGCATTCTGCTTCTCAGCCGGTTTAAAGAAGAACTGTCTCACGGCGCTGATATTAGAGAAGCGATCGTTGTGACCTACAAAACGGCCGGAAAGACGGTTTTGTACAGCGGCGGAGCGGTGCTGATCGGATTTGCCTGCATCGGATTTGCGACATTTAAGCTGTATCAGTCGGCAGCCGCCGTTGCAGTCGGTGTCGCAGTGCTGCTGCTTGCACTCATGACGATTGTGCCGTTTTTTATGGCTGTTTTAGGAAAAAGGTTGTTTTGGCCTGTCAGAGGCGATATTTCCCATCCTCAAAGCAAAGCATGGGAAACAGCAGGAACGTTCTCGTTTAAGCGGCCGCTTATCAGTCTGGCAATCGTCGCGGTATTTACCGTCCCGCCGATCCTTCTTTACAAAGGCGCGCTATCTTACAACAGCCTTGACGAGATCGGGGATAAATATGAATCCGTCCGCGCCTTCAATACGATTTCAGATGCATTCGGACCGGGAGAACTTCTTCCGGCAACAGTCGTCATAAAAAATGACGAGGCATTAAATACCGAAAAACACCTGATTGATATCGAAAAAATCAGCAGGGAACTTGAAAAGACAGAGGGTGTGAAAACGGTCAGAAGCGCCACGCGCCCTACAGGGAACGGATTGAATCAATTATTTGTCACAAATCAGGCAAAACAGCTCCAAGAAGGTCTAGGCAAAGGCAATACAGGGCTTGAAAAAATAACAGACGGATTAGGGAATGCCGCAAAGTCGTTAGCTGATTCACAGCCGCAGATCGAAGAGTCGGGGAAAAGCGTCAATCAGCTTATTGACGGGACATTGTCTCTGAAATCCGGGCTTTCTGATATAGGAGAGAACCTGAATAAGCTGCAGGCTGGCGTGAACAAGAATAAAGCCGGTGTCGCTCAAATGAGAAAGCAGATTGAAGAGCAGAAACAAATGCTGTCTGCGCAGCTCAGTCAAAGCAGCGGTCTCGCATCAGAAACGCAAAACGCTTTAAAACTGGTAAAAACCCTTCTGCCGATGAAAAATGAAGCCAGCAGGCAGCTTGCCGATCTGAACAAGCAGCTTGACCGGCTGCCGTTTGCAAAATTGGAAGCGTCGGTACCGGCAGTAAAAACCGATCCCTCCTATCAAGAGATCAAATCGGCTTTTACAAGCGTTCAGTCAGCCGTTTCCAAAGCAAATGCAGACGCAGAAGCGTTTTCTAAACAGGTAGACAGTCAAAAGGATAATCTGCAGCAAGCGGAAAAACAATTTGCCCGGCTGTCAGCCGCTCAACAGAAGATTGACACTCAAATTAACGCAATGATCAACGGCCTGACCAGAATTGAAAACGGCCTTCAGCAAGTATCAGACGGACAGGGGGCTCTCGCCGGACAAATGCCGCGTCTTGAATCGGCGGCAGGACAGCTTGCGGAGGGCCAGAAAAAAATGCAAAGCGGCCTCGGTGATTTTTCTTCCCAGCTCAGTGATCTTTCTTCCGGGCTTAACGATAGTGTAAAAGGGCTTAAGAAGGTTTCAAGCGGCATGATGGGGGCGAATGATTATCTGGGTGAACTTCATAAGGCGTCAGACAAAGAAATGGCGGGCTGGTTCGTGCCGCAAGACGCATTGAAAAGCAGTGATTTCAAAAGCGTGTTTAATACGTACATGTCAGAAGACAGAAAAACGACAGAATTGACCGTCGTTCTTGATAACAATCCTTATTCAAATACGGCCATTCAAGATATTCAAGCGATCAAAGCGAGCGTAAAAAGGGTCATTCCGAATACGGATTTGAAGAATGCCTCTTTCGGCGTCTCCGGGGTCTCGAGCATGAATGCCGATTTAAAAGAAGTATCGGATTCAGACTTCAAACGGACGGCGATGTTTATGCTGGCGGGCATTTTTCTGATTCTCATCGTCATGCTGCGTTCCCTCATTATGCCTGTTTATTTAGTGGCTTCGCTCGTCCTGACGTATTTCGCATCCATCGGCGTGACGGAGTACATCTTTACACACTTTTTCGGGTATCCGGGGGTGAACTGGGCCGTGCCGTTCTTCGGCTTTGTCATTCTGATGGCTCTGGGCGTGGATTATTCCATCTTCCTGATGGACCGTTTTAATGAGCTGAAAAAAGAAGGAACGGAAGCGGCAATGATCAGCAGTATGAAAAATATGGGCTCAGTCATCATTTCTGCGGCAATTATTTTAGCGGGAACCTTTGCGGCCATGCTGCCGTCAGGCGTTCTTTCCCTTTTGCAGATCGCAACCGTGGTATTAACCGGCCTTCTCATGTACGCAATTGTTGTCCTTCCGTTTTTTGTACCGGTCATGGTGAAAATATTCGGAAGAGCCAACTGGTGGCCTTTCAATTTGAAAAAATAA
- a CDS encoding ClpP family protease, with product MDHRMENTEEQQPEKSDAKDSLMSKIQQLGETSLPQMSQDTNIHCLTIIGQIEGHVQLPPQNKTTKYEHVIPQIVAIEQNPKIEGLLIILNTVGGDVEAGLAIAEMLASLSKPTVSIVLGGGHSIGVPIAVSCDHSFIAETATMTIHPVRLTGLVIGVPQTFEYLDKMQERVVNFVTNHSNISEEKFKELMFSKGNLTRDIGTNVVGKDAADYGLIDAVGGVGQAIKKLNQLIEERKGEEGRMIQ from the coding sequence ATGGATCATCGTATGGAAAACACCGAAGAACAGCAGCCCGAAAAATCAGATGCGAAAGACAGCCTTATGAGCAAAATTCAGCAGCTGGGAGAGACATCTCTGCCGCAAATGTCTCAGGATACCAATATTCACTGTCTGACAATCATCGGCCAAATTGAGGGGCATGTCCAGCTCCCGCCGCAAAATAAAACAACCAAATATGAACACGTCATTCCGCAAATCGTCGCCATTGAGCAAAATCCGAAAATTGAAGGCCTTCTGATCATTTTAAACACCGTCGGCGGCGATGTGGAAGCAGGTCTTGCGATTGCGGAAATGCTCGCATCCTTGTCAAAACCCACCGTCTCAATCGTACTTGGCGGAGGCCACTCTATAGGTGTGCCGATTGCCGTGTCATGTGATCATAGCTTTATCGCGGAAACAGCGACAATGACCATTCACCCCGTTCGGCTGACAGGTCTGGTTATCGGCGTCCCGCAAACGTTTGAATACTTGGACAAAATGCAGGAGCGGGTCGTCAACTTTGTGACCAATCATTCCAATATTTCCGAAGAAAAATTCAAAGAACTGATGTTTTCAAAAGGAAACCTTACCCGGGATATCGGAACGAACGTAGTCGGCAAAGATGCGGCTGATTACGGCTTAATTGACGCCGTCGGCGGCGTCGGACAGGCGATAAAAAAGCTGAATCAGCTGATTGAGGAACGAAAGGGCGAGGAAGGAAGGATGATTCAATGA
- a CDS encoding MarR family winged helix-turn-helix transcriptional regulator, translating to MHEEKVKQLIQRYSDVYLHVLKKIDSIIAEKVNKELTLDQYYILRYIMLNPDCKSIELAAVCHVNKSAITSMTNRLHEKGYIKRERSQSDRRSILLNVTEKGTEVFHRVERRIEDLVRSYIMYFDEDEAEMFVNTYEKLYRLMMAEEDQQT from the coding sequence GTGCACGAAGAAAAAGTAAAACAGCTGATTCAGCGTTATTCTGATGTATACCTGCACGTCTTAAAAAAAATTGACAGCATTATCGCCGAGAAAGTGAACAAAGAGCTTACATTGGATCAATATTACATACTCCGCTATATTATGCTCAATCCCGATTGCAAATCAATTGAACTTGCCGCCGTGTGCCACGTCAACAAAAGCGCCATTACCTCTATGACGAACCGCCTGCATGAAAAAGGATACATCAAAAGAGAACGGAGCCAAAGCGACCGCCGGAGCATCCTGTTAAACGTCACGGAAAAGGGGACGGAAGTATTTCACCGTGTGGAGCGGCGGATTGAGGATCTCGTCCGTTCATATATTATGTATTTTGATGAAGACGAGGCGGAAATGTTCGTTAATACATACGAAAAATTATACAGATTGATGATGGCAGAGGAGGATCAGCAGACATAA
- a CDS encoding GntR family transcriptional regulator — MSTKADNRHLYLKVIERIKEDIKNGIYTEKEKLPSEFELSKSMGVSRATLREALRILEEEHVIIRRHGVGTFVHTKPLFLSGIEQLNSVTKMIQQANMVPGTIFLSSQVITPSDEDIARFRLEPEQELFYLERVRTASGTPVVYCLDTIPMDILPNSFCHEQESIFDLLEKNSGSVISYAVADIEPIGYHDTISPVLECEPETSLLLLKQTHYNQHDEPVLYSLNYFRADKFRFHVVRKRF, encoded by the coding sequence ATGTCTACAAAAGCTGACAATCGTCACTTGTATTTAAAAGTGATTGAGCGAATCAAAGAGGATATAAAAAACGGAATTTACACCGAAAAGGAAAAGCTTCCTTCTGAATTTGAGCTTTCAAAATCGATGGGTGTCAGCCGGGCGACTCTGCGTGAAGCTTTACGTATCCTTGAAGAGGAGCATGTGATTATCAGAAGGCACGGTGTGGGCACTTTCGTCCATACAAAACCGCTGTTTCTTTCAGGTATTGAACAGCTCAACAGCGTGACGAAAATGATTCAGCAAGCGAACATGGTGCCGGGTACGATTTTTTTGTCGTCCCAGGTCATTACACCGTCTGATGAAGATATTGCAAGATTCCGGCTTGAGCCTGAGCAGGAGCTTTTTTATTTGGAGCGCGTGAGAACGGCAAGCGGCACTCCGGTCGTTTACTGTTTAGATACGATTCCGATGGACATTCTGCCGAATTCTTTCTGTCATGAACAGGAGTCCATTTTTGATCTCTTGGAAAAAAACTCGGGATCGGTGATCAGCTATGCCGTTGCTGATATTGAACCGATCGGATATCACGATACGATTTCACCCGTTTTGGAATGTGAGCCGGAGACGTCGCTTTTATTATTGAAACAAACCCACTATAATCAGCATGATGAACCTGTATTATATTCATTAAATTATTTCCGCGCTGATAAGTTCCGCTTTCATGTTGTAAGAAAACGTTTTTAA